A genomic segment from Asterias amurensis chromosome 6, ASM3211899v1 encodes:
- the LOC139938629 gene encoding uncharacterized protein, producing the protein MSPKKKAEWPVATASNQCMKNTTVLLGIISICFMFVLYHQGTTHKKHSTIMVAVVRGQSSKTRAAQGIRPAPSDNLTTAQSVANNSTARIVAKNNSISLVTTRKYPQIDLEKEIPPLDEIFKRTVIVTAMSSNHYKEGKVMISTAQNVMPNTRIVVCDLGLIPSEIRELSTFCNVEVRSFNFSKYPPHVKDLLNYAWKPALIKELLYEFGAVFWADSSVRFRRSILLLTDHLKKFHGFIPEVANYDSSGQFSVVALTHPAMFDYLKVDIKTYRNDTGFTPKPRGGILYFVNSSYINEKLLQPWVDCSMVMKCIAPHGSQNPHTKKMKGYHVHRYDQSALGILMYKNLRGLCHIGHDATKTFKSVMRVENSGHSVKTNKVKICQKRKENVIINLQNPNS; encoded by the exons ATGTCACCGAAGAAAAAAGCAGAATGGCCAGTTGCAACTGCAAGTAACCAGTGCATGAAAAATACCACTGTTTTATTGGGGATAATCAGTATCTGCTTCATGTTTGTACTGTATCATCAAG GTACCACCCACAAGAAACACTCCACCATCATGGTCGCCGTCGTGAGGGGTCAAAGTTCAAAAACTAGGGCTGCCCAGGGTATCCGACCAGCTCCATCGGACAATCTTACAACTGCTCAAAGCGTTGCGAACAACTCAACTGCTCGAATTGTTGCAAAGAACAACTCCATTTCCTTGGTGACGACAAGGAAATATCCACAGATTGATTTGGAAAAGGAAATTCCACCACTGGATGAGATTTTCAAGAGGACAGTAATTGTGACGGCGATGTCTTCAAACCATTACAAGGAGGGAAAGGTGATGATCAGCACCGCACAGAACGTCATGCCAAACACGAGGATTGTTGTCTGTGATTTGGGGCTGATTCCCAGCGAAATTCGAGAA CTGTCAACTTTCTGCAATGTAGAAGTGCGAAGTTTTAACTTCTCAAAGTATCCTCCTCACGTAAAAGATCTTCTTAACTACGCTTGGAAACCAGCCCTCATAAAG GAACTACTGTACGAATTCGGCGCCGTCTTTTGGGCGGACTCTTCGGTGCGTTTCAGGAGGAGCATCTTGCTCCTAACGGACCATCTTAAGAAATTCCACGGCTTCATCCCAGAAGTGGCAAATTACGACAGCAGCGGGCAATTCTCAGTGGTTGCTTTGACCCACCCGGCCATGTTTGACTATTTAAAGGTTGACATAAAAACATACCGGAATGATACTGGGTTCACTCCAAAACCCCGCGGCGGCATTCTGTACTTTGTTAACAGCTCCTACATCAATGAGAAACTACTGCAACCGTGGGTAGACTGTTCGATGGTGATGAAGTGCATAGCACCACATGGGAGTCAGAACCCACACACAAAGAAAATGAAGGGATATCACGTGCACCGCTACGACCAATCAGCTCTCGgaattttgatgtacaaaaaTTTGAGAGGTTTATGTCATATTGGCCATGATGCGACCAAAACCTTCAAGTCTGTTATGCGTGTTGAAAATAGTGGGCattctgtaaaaacaaacaaagtcaagatttgtcaaaaaagaaaagaaaatgtgattattaactTACAAAACCCCAATTCTTAA